The Coriobacteriia bacterium DNA window GTTCCCGGTCAACCCTCGCCACGACTCGGTCTTCGGGCTGACGTGTTTCTCAAGTATCCGAGACGTGCCGGGACCCGTGGACCTCGCGGTCGTTGCGACTCCTGCGGCTACCGTGCCCGATGTGCTGCTCGCATGCGCGAAGGCCGGCGTCCACGGCGCGATCGTCGTATCGGCGGGCTTTGGGGAAACCGGCAAGGACGGCCTGGCGCTCGAGCGTCGAATCAAGAAGACGCTTGCCGAGTACCCCATGCGGGTTGTCGGCCCCAACTGCCTCGGCATCATCAGGCCCAGCGTGGGTCTCAACGCGTCGTTTCTCTCGGTGGAGCCGACCGCCGGCGACATCGCGCTCATCTCTCAGAGCGGGGCGCTCGGCACAGGCATGCTCGACTGGGCGGTGAGTTCGCGCGTGGGGTTCTCGTTGTTCGCCTCCGTGGGGGCGATGGTCGACGTCGACTTCGCTGACCTCGTCGACTTCCTCGGAGAGGATCCGCACACGCGAAGCATCCTCATCTACATGGAGACCATCGGAAACGCACGGCGCTTCATGAGCGCGGCGCGCAGCTTCGCGCGCAACAAGCCGATCATCATCCTCAAGCCCGGGCGTTACACCGAGAGCGCGAAGGCCGCGCTGTCGCACACCGGGGCGATGGCGGGCGACGACGAGGTCTACGAGGCCGCTTTCCGTCGCGTGGGGGTTCTGCGCGTCCACGAGGTCGCCGACCTCTTCCACGCCGCCGAGGTGCTCGACTCTCGTCGGCTGCCGGTGGGGCCCGGGATCGCCGTGGTCACCAACGCCGGCGGTCTCGGCGTGATGGCGACCGATGCGATCATCGAACACGGCGGACGCCTCGCGCAGCTCTCGGACAAGACGATGGAGACGCTGGACGCCGCGCTCCCGGCGTACTGGAGCCGCTCCAACCCGGTCGACCTTCTGGGGGATGCCGGCAGCGAGCGGTTCGCCACGGCGGTCAAGGCGTGCATGGCGGATCCCGGAGTGCACGGCATCGTGCTGCTCTACACACCTCAGGGCAACGCGCGGCCGGA harbors:
- a CDS encoding acetyl-CoA synthetase, translating into MRTMLDPKTIALIGATEVEGTVGRTIMENLIGSNGRTVFPVNPRHDSVFGLTCFSSIRDVPGPVDLAVVATPAATVPDVLLACAKAGVHGAIVVSAGFGETGKDGLALERRIKKTLAEYPMRVVGPNCLGIIRPSVGLNASFLSVEPTAGDIALISQSGALGTGMLDWAVSSRVGFSLFASVGAMVDVDFADLVDFLGEDPHTRSILIYMETIGNARRFMSAARSFARNKPIIILKPGRYTESAKAALSHTGAMAGDDEVYEAAFRRVGVLRVHEVADLFHAAEVLDSRRLPVGPGIAVVTNAGGLGVMATDAIIEHGGRLAQLSDKTMETLDAALPAYWSRSNPVDLLGDAGSERFATAVKACMADPGVHGIVLLYTPQGNARPDEMASRVVELVKGCQKPLITVLMGGETVRKGREIFQDAAIPCYNTPEEGVRTYLGMYQYARNLELLYETPAELPID